One genomic region from Equus asinus isolate D_3611 breed Donkey chromosome 8, EquAss-T2T_v2, whole genome shotgun sequence encodes:
- the LOC123287558 gene encoding saoe class I histocompatibility antigen, A alpha chain-like isoform X3, whose product MRVTAPGTFLLLLSGALTLTETWAGSHSMKYFKTAVSRPGRGEPRFIAVGYVDDTQFVRFDSDAASPRMEPRAPWMEQEGPQYWEEETRNYKDIAQNFRVELNVLLDYYNLSKAGSHTFQWMHGCYVDSDGRLLHGYSQFAYDGDDYLTLNEDLHSWTVADIAAQITLHKWEASGVLERHKAYVKDKCVKWLLRHLENGKEMLQHIDPPKTQVTHHPISDHEVTLRCWALGFYPAEIALTWQRDGEDLTQDMELVETRPAGDRTFQKWAAVVVPSGEEQRYTCRVQHEGLPEPVILRWEPPLQSTITIVGIIVGLVLLGAVVTGAVVAGAVMWRKKRSGGKRGSYPQSTSGDSAKDSDVSLIPPKGTSS is encoded by the exons ATGAGAGTCACGGCGCCTGGAaccttcctcctgctgctctcGGGGGCCCTGACCCTGACCGAGACCTGGGCTG gctcccactccatgaaatatttcaaaaccgCCGTGTCCCGGCCCGGCCGCGGGGAGCCCCGCTTCATCGCCGTCGGCTACGTGGACGACACGCAGTTCGTGCGATTCGACAGCGACGCCGCGAGTCCGAGGATGGAGCCGCGGGCGCCGTggatggagcaggaggggccgcaGTATTGGGAAGAAGAGACGCGGAACTACAAGGACATTGCACAGAATTTCCGAGTGGAACTTAACGTTTTGCTTGACTACTACAACCTTAGCAAAGCCG GGTCTCACACCTTCCAGTGGATGCATGGTTGCTACGTGGACTCAGACGGGCGCCTCCTCCATGGATACAGTCAGTTCGCCTATGACGGTGATGACTACCTCACCCTGAACGAGGACCTGCACTCCTGGACCGTGGCAGACATAGCAGCTCAGATCACCCTGCACAAGTGGGAGGCAAGTGGTGTTTTGGAGCGCCACAAGGCCTACGTGAAGGACAAGTGTGTGAAGTGGCTCCTCAGACACCTGGAGAACGGGAAGGAGATGCTGCAGCACATAG ACCCCCCAAAAACACAGGTGACCCACCACCCCATCTCTGACCATGAGGTCACCCTgaggtgctgggccctgggcttctACCCTGCGGAGATCGCCCTGACCTGGCAGCGTGATGGGGAGGACCTGACCCAGGACATGGAACTTGTGGAGACCAGGCCTGCAGGGGACAGGACCTTCCAGAAGTGGGCtgctgtggtggtgccttctggagaggagcagagatacACGTGCCGTGTGCAGCATGAGGGGCTGCCCGAGCCCGTCATCCTGAGATGGG agccGCCACTTCAGTCCACCATCACCATTGTGGGCATCATTGTTGGCCTGGTTCTCCTTGGAGCTGTGGTCACTGGAGCTGTGGTGGCTGGAGCTGTGATGTGGAGGAAGAAGCGCTCAG GTGGAAAAAGAGGGAGCTACCCTCAGTCTACAA GTGGTGACAGTGCCAAGGACTCTGATGTGTCTCTCATTCCTCCTAAAG
- the LOC123287558 gene encoding saoe class I histocompatibility antigen, A alpha chain-like isoform X1 yields the protein MRVTAPGTFLLLLSGALTLTETWAGSHSMKYFKTAVSRPGRGEPRFIAVGYVDDTQFVRFDSDAASPRMEPRAPWMEQEGPQYWEEETRNYKDIAQNFRVELNVLLDYYNLSKAGSHTFQWMHGCYVDSDGRLLHGYSQFAYDGDDYLTLNEDLHSWTVADIAAQITLHKWEASGVLERHKAYVKDKCVKWLLRHLENGKEMLQHIDPPKTQVTHHPISDHEVTLRCWALGFYPAEIALTWQRDGEDLTQDMELVETRPAGDRTFQKWAAVVVPSGEEQRYTCRVQHEGLPEPVILRWEPPLQSTITIVGIIVGLVLLGAVVTGAVVAGAVMWRKKRSGGKRGSYPQSTSGDSAKDSDVSLIPPKGLDCHFHLVPTSQRNQILELAERKGSHHFSS from the exons ATGAGAGTCACGGCGCCTGGAaccttcctcctgctgctctcGGGGGCCCTGACCCTGACCGAGACCTGGGCTG gctcccactccatgaaatatttcaaaaccgCCGTGTCCCGGCCCGGCCGCGGGGAGCCCCGCTTCATCGCCGTCGGCTACGTGGACGACACGCAGTTCGTGCGATTCGACAGCGACGCCGCGAGTCCGAGGATGGAGCCGCGGGCGCCGTggatggagcaggaggggccgcaGTATTGGGAAGAAGAGACGCGGAACTACAAGGACATTGCACAGAATTTCCGAGTGGAACTTAACGTTTTGCTTGACTACTACAACCTTAGCAAAGCCG GGTCTCACACCTTCCAGTGGATGCATGGTTGCTACGTGGACTCAGACGGGCGCCTCCTCCATGGATACAGTCAGTTCGCCTATGACGGTGATGACTACCTCACCCTGAACGAGGACCTGCACTCCTGGACCGTGGCAGACATAGCAGCTCAGATCACCCTGCACAAGTGGGAGGCAAGTGGTGTTTTGGAGCGCCACAAGGCCTACGTGAAGGACAAGTGTGTGAAGTGGCTCCTCAGACACCTGGAGAACGGGAAGGAGATGCTGCAGCACATAG ACCCCCCAAAAACACAGGTGACCCACCACCCCATCTCTGACCATGAGGTCACCCTgaggtgctgggccctgggcttctACCCTGCGGAGATCGCCCTGACCTGGCAGCGTGATGGGGAGGACCTGACCCAGGACATGGAACTTGTGGAGACCAGGCCTGCAGGGGACAGGACCTTCCAGAAGTGGGCtgctgtggtggtgccttctggagaggagcagagatacACGTGCCGTGTGCAGCATGAGGGGCTGCCCGAGCCCGTCATCCTGAGATGGG agccGCCACTTCAGTCCACCATCACCATTGTGGGCATCATTGTTGGCCTGGTTCTCCTTGGAGCTGTGGTCACTGGAGCTGTGGTGGCTGGAGCTGTGATGTGGAGGAAGAAGCGCTCAG GTGGAAAAAGAGGGAGCTACCCTCAGTCTACAA GTGGTGACAGTGCCAAGGACTCTGATGTGTCTCTCATTCCTCCTAAAG GCCTTGATTGTCATTTCCACCTTGTCCCAACCTCTCAAAGGAACCAGATTCTGGAATTAGCAGAGAGGAAGGGATCCCATCATTTCTCATCCTAG
- the LOC123287558 gene encoding saoe class I histocompatibility antigen, A alpha chain-like isoform X2 → MRVTAPGTFLLLLSGALTLTETWAGSHSMKYFKTAVSRPGRGEPRFIAVGYVDDTQFVRFDSDAASPRMEPRAPWMEQEGPQYWEEETRNYKDIAQNFRVELNVLLDYYNLSKAGSHTFQWMHGCYVDSDGRLLHGYSQFAYDGDDYLTLNEDLHSWTVADIAAQITLHKWEASGVLERHKAYVKDKCVKWLLRHLENGKEMLQHIDPPKTQVTHHPISDHEVTLRCWALGFYPAEIALTWQRDGEDLTQDMELVETRPAGDRTFQKWAAVVVPSGEEQRYTCRVQHEGLPEPVILRWEPPLQSTITIVGIIVGLVLLGAVVTGAVVAGAVMWRKKRSGGKRGSYPQSTSGDSAKDSDVSLIPPKGGDGPGACP, encoded by the exons ATGAGAGTCACGGCGCCTGGAaccttcctcctgctgctctcGGGGGCCCTGACCCTGACCGAGACCTGGGCTG gctcccactccatgaaatatttcaaaaccgCCGTGTCCCGGCCCGGCCGCGGGGAGCCCCGCTTCATCGCCGTCGGCTACGTGGACGACACGCAGTTCGTGCGATTCGACAGCGACGCCGCGAGTCCGAGGATGGAGCCGCGGGCGCCGTggatggagcaggaggggccgcaGTATTGGGAAGAAGAGACGCGGAACTACAAGGACATTGCACAGAATTTCCGAGTGGAACTTAACGTTTTGCTTGACTACTACAACCTTAGCAAAGCCG GGTCTCACACCTTCCAGTGGATGCATGGTTGCTACGTGGACTCAGACGGGCGCCTCCTCCATGGATACAGTCAGTTCGCCTATGACGGTGATGACTACCTCACCCTGAACGAGGACCTGCACTCCTGGACCGTGGCAGACATAGCAGCTCAGATCACCCTGCACAAGTGGGAGGCAAGTGGTGTTTTGGAGCGCCACAAGGCCTACGTGAAGGACAAGTGTGTGAAGTGGCTCCTCAGACACCTGGAGAACGGGAAGGAGATGCTGCAGCACATAG ACCCCCCAAAAACACAGGTGACCCACCACCCCATCTCTGACCATGAGGTCACCCTgaggtgctgggccctgggcttctACCCTGCGGAGATCGCCCTGACCTGGCAGCGTGATGGGGAGGACCTGACCCAGGACATGGAACTTGTGGAGACCAGGCCTGCAGGGGACAGGACCTTCCAGAAGTGGGCtgctgtggtggtgccttctggagaggagcagagatacACGTGCCGTGTGCAGCATGAGGGGCTGCCCGAGCCCGTCATCCTGAGATGGG agccGCCACTTCAGTCCACCATCACCATTGTGGGCATCATTGTTGGCCTGGTTCTCCTTGGAGCTGTGGTCACTGGAGCTGTGGTGGCTGGAGCTGTGATGTGGAGGAAGAAGCGCTCAG GTGGAAAAAGAGGGAGCTACCCTCAGTCTACAA GTGGTGACAGTGCCAAGGACTCTGATGTGTCTCTCATTCCTCCTAAAG gaggagatggtccaggtgcttgtccttga
- the LOC123287558 gene encoding saoe class I histocompatibility antigen, A alpha chain-like isoform X4 — protein MRVTAPGTFLLLLSGALTLTETWAGSHSMKYFKTAVSRPGRGEPRFIAVGYVDDTQFVRFDSDAASPRMEPRAPWMEQEGPQYWEEETRNYKDIAQNFRVELNVLLDYYNLSKAGSHTFQWMHGCYVDSDGRLLHGYSQFAYDGDDYLTLNEDLHSWTVADIAAQITLHKWEASGVLERHKAYVKDKCVKWLLRHLENGKEMLQHIDPPKTQVTHHPISDHEVTLRCWALGFYPAEIALTWQRDGEDLTQDMELVETRPAGDRTFQKWAAVVVPSGEEQRYTCRVQHEGLPEPVILRWEPPLQSTITIVGIIVGLVLLGAVVTGAVVAGAVMWRKKRSGGKRGSYPQSTSGDSAKDSDVSLIPPKV, from the exons ATGAGAGTCACGGCGCCTGGAaccttcctcctgctgctctcGGGGGCCCTGACCCTGACCGAGACCTGGGCTG gctcccactccatgaaatatttcaaaaccgCCGTGTCCCGGCCCGGCCGCGGGGAGCCCCGCTTCATCGCCGTCGGCTACGTGGACGACACGCAGTTCGTGCGATTCGACAGCGACGCCGCGAGTCCGAGGATGGAGCCGCGGGCGCCGTggatggagcaggaggggccgcaGTATTGGGAAGAAGAGACGCGGAACTACAAGGACATTGCACAGAATTTCCGAGTGGAACTTAACGTTTTGCTTGACTACTACAACCTTAGCAAAGCCG GGTCTCACACCTTCCAGTGGATGCATGGTTGCTACGTGGACTCAGACGGGCGCCTCCTCCATGGATACAGTCAGTTCGCCTATGACGGTGATGACTACCTCACCCTGAACGAGGACCTGCACTCCTGGACCGTGGCAGACATAGCAGCTCAGATCACCCTGCACAAGTGGGAGGCAAGTGGTGTTTTGGAGCGCCACAAGGCCTACGTGAAGGACAAGTGTGTGAAGTGGCTCCTCAGACACCTGGAGAACGGGAAGGAGATGCTGCAGCACATAG ACCCCCCAAAAACACAGGTGACCCACCACCCCATCTCTGACCATGAGGTCACCCTgaggtgctgggccctgggcttctACCCTGCGGAGATCGCCCTGACCTGGCAGCGTGATGGGGAGGACCTGACCCAGGACATGGAACTTGTGGAGACCAGGCCTGCAGGGGACAGGACCTTCCAGAAGTGGGCtgctgtggtggtgccttctggagaggagcagagatacACGTGCCGTGTGCAGCATGAGGGGCTGCCCGAGCCCGTCATCCTGAGATGGG agccGCCACTTCAGTCCACCATCACCATTGTGGGCATCATTGTTGGCCTGGTTCTCCTTGGAGCTGTGGTCACTGGAGCTGTGGTGGCTGGAGCTGTGATGTGGAGGAAGAAGCGCTCAG GTGGAAAAAGAGGGAGCTACCCTCAGTCTACAA GTGGTGACAGTGCCAAGGACTCTGATGTGTCTCTCATTCCTCCTAAAG tGTGA